A single window of Hyphomicrobiales bacterium DNA harbors:
- the fabI gene encoding Enoyl-(acyl-carrier-protein) reductase (NADH) FabI, translated as MSETTETLLQSGALHGKRALVIGIANDQSIAYGCARVFHQLGAELAITYLNDKARPHVEPLARSLGAEIFAPCDVGVNGELEEVFAQIHKHWGRLDIALHSVAYAPKDDLHGRLVDCSAEGFKVAMDISCHSFIRMARLAEPLMTNGGTLLAMSYHGANKVVPNYNLMGPVKAALESTVRYLAYELGPRNIRVHAVSPGPLKTRAASGIKDFDVLLAEATERSPIEELIDIDDVGLTTAFLATAFARRLTGTTTYVDGGLSIMA; from the coding sequence ATGTCCGAGACCACCGAAACCCTTCTTCAGTCCGGTGCGCTGCACGGTAAGCGCGCCCTTGTCATCGGCATCGCCAACGACCAATCCATCGCTTATGGCTGCGCACGGGTTTTCCACCAACTGGGAGCGGAACTGGCCATAACCTATCTCAATGACAAAGCCAGGCCCCATGTCGAACCCCTCGCCCGAAGCCTTGGAGCGGAGATTTTTGCGCCCTGCGATGTGGGCGTAAACGGCGAACTTGAGGAGGTCTTCGCGCAAATCCATAAGCATTGGGGGCGGCTCGACATTGCCCTCCATTCTGTAGCTTATGCCCCAAAGGACGATCTGCACGGGCGCCTCGTCGACTGCTCCGCCGAAGGCTTCAAGGTGGCCATGGACATTTCCTGCCATTCCTTCATCCGTATGGCCAGGTTGGCGGAGCCTCTGATGACGAATGGGGGCACCTTGCTCGCAATGAGCTATCACGGCGCCAACAAAGTCGTCCCTAACTATAATCTGATGGGGCCGGTCAAAGCCGCGCTCGAGAGCACCGTGCGCTATCTCGCCTACGAGCTCGGTCCCAGAAATATACGCGTGCATGCGGTTTCCCCCGGGCCTCTCAAGACGAGGGCAGCATCCGGCATCAAAGACTTTGATGTTCTCTTGGCCGAGGCCACCGAGCGCAGCCCGATCGAAGAACTCATCGATATCGATGACGTCGGCCTCACGACAGCTTTTCTGGCGACAGCATTTGCGCGCAGACTCACCGGGACGACCACCTATGTTGATGGCGGCCTGAGTATCATGGCCTGA
- a CDS encoding hypothetical protein (Evidence 5 : Unknown function) codes for MLRRVVLAIRDSWPTGKPFGQHLSFPDHQHLSRPAGALVAAGWAAAVGGAVAAVEEAGASSLT; via the coding sequence ATGCTCAGGCGCGTGGTCTTGGCAATCAGAGACAGCTGGCCAACCGGCAAGCCGTTCGGCCAGCACCTCAGTTTTCCCGACCACCAGCATCTTTCGCGCCCCGCGGGGGCTTTAGTGGCCGCGGGATGGGCGGCGGCGGTGGGCGGGGCGGTGGCGGCCGTGGAGGAGGCCGGCGCTAGTAGCCTGACTTAA
- a CDS encoding hypothetical protein (Evidence 5 : Unknown function) produces the protein MMRPWRTCFHRAYGTAAICAPSEQVTRSNVTSSGLSVEDALARLTERDRTTAMVRTALLLMKAGTGRASSPQ, from the coding sequence GTGATGCGTCCCTGGAGAACCTGTTTTCATAGAGCATACGGAACTGCAGCTATTTGCGCGCCGTCTGAGCAAGTGACACGTTCGAACGTCACCAGCTCTGGACTATCCGTGGAGGATGCTCTTGCCCGGCTAACGGAGCGCGACCGCACGACGGCAATGGTACGCACCGCGCTCCTGTTGATGAAGGCGGGTACAGGAAGGGCAAGTTCTCCGCAATGA
- a CDS encoding hypothetical protein (Evidence 5 : Unknown function) — protein MSDAGSPPDSAVQARPQQGFDRLLASARSLPPSPAGATMRRALHPERMQRWAVSDLNLLLLPLKGTEEWVKANRLQRDDKGPFVALEKTTAALTSATWDFYRDLRDASLENLFS, from the coding sequence ATGAGCGATGCCGGCTCCCCACCAGACTCAGCGGTGCAGGCTCGCCCACAACAGGGATTCGATCGACTTCTCGCTTCTGCTCGTTCGCTGCCGCCTTCGCCCGCCGGTGCCACAATGCGAAGGGCGCTTCATCCGGAGCGAATGCAGCGCTGGGCGGTCTCGGATCTCAATCTCCTCCTGCTACCGTTAAAGGGCACGGAGGAGTGGGTGAAGGCCAATCGCCTGCAGCGTGATGACAAGGGCCCGTTTGTCGCTTTGGAAAAAACAACCGCAGCCTTGACTTCAGCAACCTGGGACTTCTATCGCGACCTGCGTGATGCGTCCCTGGAGAACCTGTTTTCATAG
- a CDS encoding SH3b domain-containing protein — MRRFLALALVPMVASSPVFSAQGITTANVNMRSGPGTNFASTTTLPAGSVVEIQDCEDSGAWCAITSDGGRGYVSGRYLKKSDEPDGWPRFYSTAKGRMILYQPQFTEWTDFKTIDALVAAELDRGNDGTPAFGVIGLRGTTTMDEGAEEIVISDVAVTALNFSGLDRSSLADLKLEVGKLLPTEPVSIAAARVAASLAAQKRTADVSGLKADAPSIFISTSPALLLQTDGEPAYAPVTGKQGLSFVVNTNWDLFRIDEGGELYLRHDTHWLHASALQGPWMVATALPQLLQALPDNGDWADARAAIPPEPYPTGQTPKVVVTAAASELIVFTGDPILQQVARTSLQWASNTDSDVFFDSANRQWYVLLSGRWFRATSLNGPWTFATPDLPGDFQNIPEDGPYFAVRSSVPGTPEDSEARLRASIPTTARVEDGSITPSVAYTGEPQFVPIETTGVSYAANISDTVLRVSGRFYLLKDGIWFVSEAPSGPWQLAREIPDEIYAIPPSSPVYNATYVRVYDTEPGAVWYGYTMGYLFGFLAWGTYVFGTGWSYPPYWYNWSGYARPLYYSRPTTWGIGAYYNPVRGAFGRYGYSYGPYRGIAGVRSWNPATGTYTRAAAAWEPRGTAGFVGAYNPQTDRAGYIAGSRNVYGSWKSAGVKQGAEWARLTSRTTAGGGSAVRWNTQQGQGFMRDGRRGDLYAGRDGNVYRNSGGQWQRFDGGWQNVARPDRGERGAADSGLGAAAGGAGAAAGAAVNQRMNAGTGRAERDQQATTRREQAGKTPRQTQGQAAQKRPAGQAQTRQAQNRQARNQRPAARSQLPNNVMRDAQARGLGNQRQLANRQAVRPAPQFSRPPASFAPRGGFSGRGMGGGGGRGGGGRGGGRR, encoded by the coding sequence ATGCGCAGATTTCTAGCGCTCGCGCTCGTTCCCATGGTCGCATCATCACCTGTGTTTTCAGCTCAGGGCATCACAACCGCAAATGTCAATATGCGCAGTGGCCCGGGAACAAATTTCGCGTCCACTACAACGCTTCCTGCAGGATCCGTTGTGGAGATCCAGGACTGTGAGGATTCAGGCGCTTGGTGTGCCATCACATCCGACGGCGGGCGGGGGTATGTGAGTGGGCGCTACTTGAAAAAAAGCGATGAACCTGATGGTTGGCCGCGATTCTACAGCACGGCGAAGGGACGAATGATCCTTTACCAGCCACAATTTACGGAGTGGACCGATTTCAAGACGATCGATGCGTTGGTCGCAGCCGAACTTGACCGAGGCAATGACGGCACCCCGGCCTTTGGTGTGATCGGCCTTCGGGGGACCACAACGATGGACGAGGGCGCAGAGGAAATTGTCATAAGCGACGTGGCCGTTACCGCCTTGAATTTTTCCGGCCTTGACCGGTCAAGTCTCGCGGATCTTAAGTTGGAGGTCGGTAAACTGCTGCCAACGGAGCCGGTCTCGATCGCGGCGGCGCGGGTCGCGGCAAGTCTCGCCGCGCAGAAGCGTACGGCCGATGTCTCCGGATTGAAGGCTGACGCGCCGTCGATCTTCATTTCAACGTCGCCGGCACTCTTGCTCCAAACGGACGGCGAGCCCGCCTACGCCCCGGTGACGGGAAAGCAAGGGCTGTCTTTTGTGGTCAATACAAACTGGGATCTCTTCCGCATCGACGAGGGCGGCGAGCTTTATCTGCGCCACGATACGCACTGGCTCCACGCAAGTGCGCTCCAAGGGCCCTGGATGGTTGCCACCGCGCTTCCACAGCTTCTGCAGGCCTTGCCTGATAATGGTGACTGGGCCGACGCCCGCGCTGCGATCCCGCCGGAACCATATCCCACGGGACAGACTCCCAAAGTCGTTGTTACAGCCGCGGCTTCTGAGTTGATTGTCTTCACCGGCGATCCAATACTGCAGCAGGTTGCCCGCACTTCACTTCAATGGGCATCCAATACCGATTCAGACGTATTCTTCGATAGTGCAAATCGGCAATGGTACGTTTTGTTATCCGGGCGTTGGTTTCGGGCAACCTCCCTTAACGGCCCCTGGACCTTCGCGACGCCCGACCTTCCCGGCGACTTTCAGAATATTCCGGAAGACGGCCCATACTTTGCCGTAAGATCGTCTGTGCCTGGAACACCCGAAGATTCGGAGGCGCGACTGAGGGCGAGCATCCCGACAACTGCGCGTGTCGAGGACGGTTCCATTACCCCTAGCGTTGCCTATACGGGCGAACCGCAGTTCGTTCCTATCGAAACGACTGGCGTGTCTTATGCCGCCAATATCTCGGATACCGTATTGCGTGTGAGCGGCCGTTTTTATCTGCTCAAGGATGGCATCTGGTTTGTATCGGAAGCGCCGAGCGGGCCTTGGCAATTGGCCCGTGAAATTCCTGACGAGATTTACGCAATTCCTCCATCATCTCCCGTATATAATGCGACATATGTGCGCGTGTACGATACCGAGCCGGGCGCGGTTTGGTATGGCTATACGATGGGTTATCTTTTCGGCTTCCTCGCTTGGGGCACCTATGTATTTGGGACTGGCTGGTCTTATCCGCCATACTGGTACAATTGGAGCGGATATGCGCGGCCCCTCTATTATTCCCGGCCGACAACATGGGGCATCGGCGCGTATTACAACCCCGTACGCGGCGCCTTCGGACGCTATGGCTATTCCTATGGTCCCTATAGGGGCATCGCGGGCGTGCGTAGCTGGAATCCGGCGACCGGCACCTACACGCGTGCCGCCGCGGCCTGGGAGCCACGGGGGACGGCTGGTTTCGTGGGGGCCTATAATCCGCAAACCGACCGCGCCGGCTATATCGCGGGCAGCCGCAATGTCTATGGATCCTGGAAGTCGGCAGGTGTGAAACAGGGCGCGGAATGGGCGCGGCTGACATCACGCACGACTGCTGGCGGTGGCTCGGCTGTCCGCTGGAATACGCAGCAAGGGCAAGGCTTCATGCGGGACGGCCGGCGCGGTGATCTCTATGCGGGCCGCGACGGGAATGTGTATCGCAATTCTGGCGGCCAATGGCAGCGCTTCGATGGCGGCTGGCAAAACGTCGCGCGTCCCGACCGGGGCGAACGCGGTGCCGCTGATAGCGGTCTTGGCGCAGCGGCGGGCGGTGCAGGCGCAGCTGCTGGAGCAGCCGTGAACCAGCGCATGAATGCTGGCACTGGACGCGCGGAACGCGACCAACAGGCCACAACGCGCCGGGAGCAGGCTGGAAAGACGCCTCGCCAAACACAGGGCCAGGCTGCGCAAAAGCGTCCAGCAGGCCAGGCTCAAACGAGGCAGGCCCAGAATCGGCAAGCGAGGAACCAACGACCGGCAGCTCGTAGCCAGCTACCGAACAACGTGATGAGAGATGCTCAGGCGCGTGGTCTTGGCAATCAGAGACAGCTGGCCAACCGGCAAGCCGTTCGGCCAGCACCTCAGTTTTCCCGACCACCAGCATCTTTCGCGCCCCGCGGGGGCTTTAGTGGCCGCGGGATGGGCGGCGGCGGTGGGCGGGGCGGTGGCGGCCGTGGAGGAGGCCGGCGCTAG